In the Triticum aestivum cultivar Chinese Spring chromosome 2B, IWGSC CS RefSeq v2.1, whole genome shotgun sequence genome, AGCCTTAGAATCCATTACTAATTGTATCATTTTTCAACTATCAAAAACCCGTGTATCTTTTTTTACCACCAGAAGTGGCCTCCTTCCAGCCTTGTCCAACAGAAGCACCCCAAGTGCCGTCATCGGAATCTACAAGGACACCGTAAAATCAGTGAGTACTGAGAAGCAAAATAAAAAAAGCTGCATAAGAGCCATGATTAAATACCTGAACCGCAACCATTGCGAGCATTCCGGTGTTCCCTGACGAGAAACCTGATTCATGTCATGGATAGTTAGTAGTAGTGCCCAAAAGTAATACATGGTAAAAAAATGTGCGTAGTAACTAAAAGCAGTATGGATGAGTTCATGTGGGCCTGCTTCCGCGAAACGGTCGGTGGCCAGTGGTGCAATACCAACTTCCCTGACTTACTTGCGGAGCTGAACGCCTCCCCTCCCCgctaccgccatattagatggCTGTGCGTTGGGATCCTCGCCTGGACGCTTTGGAACTTTTCGCAACAAGCTCATCATTCAGAAGATCCCTCTTCGACGTGCGTCTGGCGCTATCTTCAaggcaactggttacatgggattgatcacagaTTCAGAATTCTACTTAGGATGGGAGCGCTTGTCGTGATTTGGTCGCTTtgactatgtagaaatgataagatttttaacgataaaagtacttcgcttatgcaggttatctacagatgtactgggacgcttcgtttatggtcctctctgcAATGagtggagaatcgagacctgtttacggaggtgtgtacacgattggaggctacggcgagggatacttttatccagcatgggtggcagcatgatcttaggattgggccACCGACGGTTTAGGCGCTATACAAATATACATTTTTCTTTGTATTTCACCTTTCTATTTTATTTTCGCTTGTCGTGAGAActttgttggctgtgtgcatcttagttatgtagaggccgggtgtaatacttaaaccttttaagtaataaagcgccccttttcaAAAAAATCTTTAAAATGTGTggctacttgcagctttggcggccgcttagccgcccctaGGACCGGGACGTCATCACCAACATCCTCGCCGATCTTCGCTCGATGGCGCTCCGCGTGGCTCCCCCGCTTCCGCCCCCTCCGCCGGAGCCCGACTAGGCTGTCGGCCTGGTTTGCGCTTTGCGCTTTGCGCCTTGCGCCGTGGTGTGTGTGTTTAGGGCTTGTTGTGCTGTGCCCTCAGCTCAGACCCTCGTGTCTTTTTGTATGCGTGTGAACCTCCGTGTATGTGTGTGTTTGTTTGGACCCGTGTGGAACCTTGTGGGATGCTTGATgtgggcggttgctttataatataaagcggagCGAAAGCCTTTTTTCAGGAAAGTTAAGGGAACAGGTTGCTAAAACGCATTACCAGCCGAAACAAATATCTCACTGGCATAGAAGCATATTGCATTCACTCCACCAAACTGTTGAAGGACCATTAGCCCAACTCCAACCTGAAAGAAACTTGAAATCTTAGAAAATTACACATAATTAAGCTTCTCCTTTCTAGCTAGAAATGCATAACTAGAATACTTACGGTGACAGCATGAATATAATCCTTCTGAAATAGGTCCAACATCTTTGACTGTGGCAGGTGCTGAATCTTTTCTGTGAAATCCTGAACATATATAATAAGCTAGTCATTTCAGTAATGCAGGACTAAGTTGGTGTTCTATTTTAAATCTCAAGTTTACAGCAGTTGATACTTTGATATCTGCTGCCTCTTCGGAGATATCAGTTTCTTTTCCCCTTAGCTTCTGTAACGCTTCCTCAAGTGCACCTGAGTGTTCGATCTTAGCCTGAAATGCATGGGTTTTCTATTAAAGAGAGGCAAAACTGTATGCTCCATCTAATGAATATAGGTCTTAGAGAAGAAATGATAATATGAGAAGATGATTTCACACCTTTTTCAATTCTAGAACCAAGAACGGAAATGGACGGAAGAAAGAGATTCATCAAGTATCAACACTACAACGAAAGCTTATATACTTACCAGCCACCTGGGAGATTCGGGAATCACAAGAAGGCCAACCAGCTGCAGTAAACATGGTGTCACTCCTACAAGAGCAATAGCTAACCATATCAATatgcacttcatttatatttatacAAGTGCATGCCATTTCCTAAAGATATACAAGTGCATGCATTTCGAGGCCAATATGTTAGATTGCAACAAATACCAGTTAAAATTGGTGCAATGACCGATCCTCATACAACAAACACATTTTAGAATATATGCTCCTTGTTCTATGAAAGGTAGATAAGTAAATCCAAACAAATTAATGTACCTACGATTGCCAAGGTGCGCCAGGTGATACATGTCCCCAGAGCATACGCGAGTGATGCCCCACAACATATCATAAGCTGCAGAAATGGATGCACTTGCCTTCTTATGATAATGCTGTGTACAAATAAAACCAGTAATGAAATCTCCATGGTTGAGTACAAACCTGGTTTACAGCTGCGAGCCGTCCTCTAAGATTCTTGGGTGTTATCTCTGATATATATACTGGGACCTGTTCAGGTAACACAACTTTCAGACAAAATTCGTTGGAAAAAGTACCAAGATAGAATTGTTTGCTATAATCACCACATATGAGAGAAGGCCGATTCCACATTCAATTGAGAGCCTCCCAAGGTCGAGCCACACAGAGTTCTACAGAAGAATGTACAGAAAAGAAGGAAACGAATTACAGGATGAACCAAGAATGTCATTCCCTTCAAAGTTGCAGTGAGCACTGAAATGCACACTGAAGTAGAGATACAGAGAGAAATGACAGCAAGGGGACCTTAGAAAAGACTATAAGGAGATATCCAAGAATGCAGAACACATCTGATATTGCCATTGCCTGCGCGCCATGAAACACATGAATATGAAGTCCATTAGTTGAATGCATATTAATGATACACTTATGCAGGTTAGAACTTACACATCTTCGACCAACCCAATCTGCTATGGTACCACTGAGAATAGCGCCTAGCATTGCTCCGATGGTTAATATCGAGCCAAAGACAGAATACTGCATGATGGTTAAAAGATAATCATGTGTCAAGTGGACTCACCAGGTTACAACCACCAAGATGAACAaacaaaaatgtcttacatttggAAACAGAGGGTGTATTTGAGTACCTCAGCTAAGGAAAGATGAAGATCCCGCATGATGCCTTCCTGAGATGGTGATGAGTAGCCCACCTGCAAAACAGGGGATCAAAATTAAGTTCTCCACCTGGAAATATTTGTACTAGAACAACAGTAGGACAGTTTTCTATCTAACTAAATGAAAGCATTCCCACATTCCCTTTGAACAAGTCAATTTACATACCGAGATGGCGAACACGAAGGATCCAGCAACGGCGACGGCAGTGCTAGCGACCACCACCCAAATGGAAGAAGCTTTGTTGTTCCCGGTCACCAAGAGAGGCTTCTTGGCTTGTGCTCCCTCCCATTCCGTAGACATAGGGCCTGGCTGAAGCAGAGTTCTCTTCTGAAACGATCCACATTTTCATTAAAACATAGTAGCATAAATTGCTAATGATCACTGGTTCAGAAACTAAATACATCATCAATGAAAAAATTAGAAGCATGGCAAGAAGAGTGAAGTAAGAGATGATGATGCTAAGTAGACGTTCCCATCATCTAGAGAAGTCACAAGCTTGCTCTCAGCAATACTTATTTTTTTCAGTAAGTGTGAACATAATATGTTCAGGCTTGTGCAGAAGCAAAAAACAGAGCAGTAGTAGTAGTTCTACTAGGGCGTAGCAGGAATTGTCT is a window encoding:
- the LOC123043299 gene encoding sugar transporter ERD6-like 7 isoform X4, which codes for MSTEWEGAQAKKPLLVTGNNKASSIWVVVASTAVAVAGSFVFAISVGYSSPSQEGIMRDLHLSLAEYSVFGSILTIGAMLGAILSGTIADWVGRRCAMAISDVFCILGYLLIVFSKNSVWLDLGRLSIECGIGLLSYVVPVYISEITPKNLRGRLAAVNQLMICCGASLAYALGTCITWRTLAIVGVTPCLLQLVGLLVIPESPRWLAKIEHSGALEEALQKLRGKETDISEEAADIKDFTEKIQHLPQSKMLDLFQKDYIHAVTVGVGLMVLQQFGGVNAICFYASEIFVSAVALKIAPDARRRGIF
- the LOC123043299 gene encoding sugar transporter ERD6-like 5 isoform X2, with protein sequence MSTEWEGAQAKKPLLVTGNNKASSIWVVVASTAVAVAGSFVFAISVGYSSPSQEGIMRDLHLSLAEYSVFGSILTIGAMLGAILSGTIADWVGRRCAMAISDVFCILGYLLIVFSKNSVWLDLGRLSIECGIGLLSYVVPVYISEITPKNLRGRLAAVNQLMICCGASLAYALGTCITWRTLAIVGVTPCLLQLVGLLVIPESPRWLAKIEHSGALEEALQKLRGKETDISEEAADIKDFTEKIQHLPQSKMLDLFQKDYIHAVTVGVGLMVLQQFGGVNAICFYASEIFVSAGFSSGNTGMLAMVAVQIPMTALGVLLLDKAGRRPLLVVSAAGTCLGCLLVGLSFLSKIFPIHMKGSAGSLVTLVSWLGSWIVSYAFNFLLVWSSYCIYICSIENGPFDQKNSSG
- the LOC123043299 gene encoding sugar transporter ERD6-like 5 isoform X3, with the protein product MSTEWEGAQAKKPLLVTGNNKASSIWVVVASTAVAVAGSFVFAISVGYSSPSQEGIMRDLHLSLAEYSVFGSILTIGAMLGAILSGTIADWVGRRCAMAISDVFCILGYLLIVFSKNSVWLDLGRLSIECGIGLLSYVVPVYISEITPKNLRGRLAAVNQLMICCGASLAYALGTCITWRTLAIVGVTPCLLQLVGLLVIPESPRWLAKIEHSGALEEALQKLRGKETDISEEAADIKDFTEKIQHLPQSKMLDLFQKDYIHAVTVGVGLMVLQQFGGVNAICFYASEIFVSAGFSSGNTGMLAMVAVQIPMTALGVLLLDKAGRRPLLVVSAAGTCLGCLLVGLSFLSKV
- the LOC123043299 gene encoding sugar transporter ERD6-like 5 isoform X1, which encodes MSTEWEGAQAKKPLLVTGNNKASSIWVVVASTAVAVAGSFVFAISVGYSSPSQEGIMRDLHLSLAEYSVFGSILTIGAMLGAILSGTIADWVGRRCAMAISDVFCILGYLLIVFSKNSVWLDLGRLSIECGIGLLSYVVPVYISEITPKNLRGRLAAVNQLMICCGASLAYALGTCITWRTLAIVGVTPCLLQLVGLLVIPESPRWLAKIEHSGALEEALQKLRGKETDISEEAADIKDFTEKIQHLPQSKMLDLFQKDYIHAVTVGVGLMVLQQFGGVNAICFYASEIFVSAGFSSGNTGMLAMVAVQIPMTALGVLLLDKAGRRPLLVVSAAGTCLGCLLVGLSFLSKIFSGSFSLGMGGIPWVIMSEIFPIHMKGSAGSLVTLVSWLGSWIVSYAFNFLLVWSSYCIYICSIENGPFDQKNSSG